One window of the Marmota flaviventris isolate mMarFla1 chromosome 2, mMarFla1.hap1, whole genome shotgun sequence genome contains the following:
- the LOC114101569 gene encoding uncharacterized protein, translating to MASLRRGRPNCIRAAFSTTGTGPSFRKRQRNARCRLQVSHNRNHVDLAEVLWREFLDSYDGDSEACPGQFGSFSGCSLGERSNVPLSTLKSRSPEDAGVNNALPSKAPHLSVKAACWAPISLEANDVDMQPESEVRLPLEPGGPQEAGRQAERPYTAQEDSRATRAPNPASPVELLELGRHPPSKAKGTRMLPRLGGERDKGPKLSLSKRKLELLLAEPEKNKRKKQFMA from the exons ATGGCCAGCCTGAGGCGCGGCAGGCCCAACTGCATCAGGGCAGCGTTCAGCACCACTGGCACTGGGCCCAGCTTCCGGAAGAGGCAGAGGAATGCACGCTGTCGCCTCCAG GTCAGCCACAACAGGAATCACGTGGACTTGGCTGAAGTTCTCTGGAGAGAG TTTTTAGATTCTTACGATGGTGATTCAGAAGCCTGCCCTGGTCAGTTTGGCTCCTTCTCTGGCTGTTCCCTGGGTGAAAGGAGCAATGTGCCTCTGTCTACACTGAAGTCCAGGAGTCCCGAGGACGCCGGTGTCAACAACGCTCTCCCATCCAAGGCCCCACACCTCTCGGTGAAGGCTGCCTGCTGGGCCCCCATATCCCTGGAAGCCAACGACGTGGACATGCAACCTGAGAGTGAAGTCAGGCTGCCCCTGGAGCCCGGAGGCCCTCAGGAGGCCGGAAGGCAGGCGGAGAGGCCCTACACAGCCCAGGAGGACTCCAGAGCCACCAGGGCACCCAACCCAGCCAGTCCTGTGGAACTCCTGGAGCTGGGCAGACACCCGCCCAGCAAGGCCAAGGGGACACGGATGCTACCCAGACTCGGAGGCGAGAGAGACAAAGGGCCCAAACTCTCGCTTTCCAAGAGAAAACTGGAACTTTTACTTGCAGAgcctgaaaaaaataagagaaagaagcagTTCATGGCCTGA